Proteins from a genomic interval of Oncorhynchus mykiss isolate Arlee chromosome 21, USDA_OmykA_1.1, whole genome shotgun sequence:
- the LOC118942983 gene encoding collagen alpha-1(I) chain-like, protein MTVTTASPLRPKHNHKRDGKHRRKQRHDRTLQRSPMVITIDSDSDNKHTVQTTSLEDDRALDFSDRSLTVPGLPLGGHNLDVGVDISDFAVDVLDRSLSVSDHNSDIDHNDGIDHKTELDDDCVVDVSGNVKDRVLNTNTNANAVDRPQDADRYVLPQVNLTCDPGVATSDSHLLATILQDLEHITLPNLTFFPNLNPDPNHSRNSTTPENARENARENAWPARENTPTPWSSEGETNFNSPVSPRANHSPSSESFTDYHSASPISPVGHPAGPISPVGHPASPISPVGHPASPISPIGHPASPISSVGHPAGPISPVGHPASPISPVGHPAGPISPVGHPASPISPVGHPAGPISPVGHPASPKSPIGHPAGPISPVGHPAGPISPVGHPASPISPVGHPASPISPVGHPAGPISPVGHSAGPIGHSAGPIGHSAGPVGHSAGPVGHFAGPVGHSAGPVGHYASPICPIGHSAGPVGHSAGPVGHSAGPVGHSASPVGHSAGPVGHSASPVGHSAGPVGHSAGPIGHSAGPIGHSAGPLGHSAGPVGHSAGPVGHSASPVHHNSSAVSPIVHHSNSPLSSPIAGSISVENPRLPSSTGSSVSASPVSARHDQEGPVSARHDQEGPVSARHDQEGPVSARHDQEGPVSARHDQEGPIH, encoded by the exons ATGACCGTGACCACTGCTAGCCCCTTACGACCCAAACACAATCACAAACGCGACGGCAAACACCGGAGAAAACAACGTCACGACCGCACCCTCCAACGCTCTCCCATGGTCATCACTATAGACAGCGACAGCGACAACAAACACACGGTCCAAACGACCAGTCTGGAAGATGACCGCGCTCTGGATTTCTCTGATCGTTCTTTGACCGTGCCTGGTCTTCCACTAGGCGGCCACAACCTGGACGTGGGGGTTGATATCAGTGATTTTGCGGTCGATGTTCTCGACCGTTCTCTGAGCGTTTCGGACCATAACTCGGACATTGACCACAATGACGGAATCGACCATAAAACGGAGCTCGATGACGACTGTGTGGTTGACGTTTCTGGCAACGTCAAGGACCGCGTTCTGAACACAAACACTAATGCAAATGCGGTCGACCGTCCCCAGGACGCAGACCGTTATGTTCTCCCCCAGGTCAATCTTACCTGTGACCCTGGGGTCGCAACCTCTGACTCTCATCTCCTAGCGACCATCCTACAGGACCTAGAACACATCACGCTCCCTAACCTGACCTTTTTCCCCAACCTGAACCCAGACCCTAACCACAGCCGTAATTCAACCACACCGGAGAACGCCAGGGAGAACGCCAGGGAGAACGCCTGGCCGGCCAGAGAGAACACACCAACTCCCTGGTCCTCTGAGGGAGAGACTAACTTCAACAGCCCTGTTTCACCTAGAGCCAATCACTCTCCGAGTTCTGAATCATTCACAGACTACCACTCTGCTAGTCCTATATCTCCTGTAGGTCACCCTGCTGGTCCTATATCTCCTGTAGGTCACCCTGCTAGTCCTATATCTCCTGTAGGTCACCCTGCTAGTCCTATATCTCCTATAGGTCACCCTGCTAGTCCTATATCTTCTGTAGGTCACCCTGCTGGTCCTATATCTCCTGTAGGTCACCCTGCTAGTCCTATATCTCCTGTAGGTCACCCTGCTGGTCCTATATCTCCTGTAGGTCACCCTGCTAGTCCTATATCTCCTGTAGGTCACCCTGCTGGTCCTATATCTCCTGTAGGTCATCCTGCTAGTCCTAAATCTCCAATAGGTCACCCTGCTGGTCCTATATCTCCTGTAGGTCACCCTGCTGGTCCTATATCTCCTGTAGGTCACCCTGCTAGTCCTATATCTCCTGTAGGTCACCCTGCTAGTCCTATATCTCCAGTAGGTCACCCTGCTGGTCCTATATCTCCTGTAG GTCACTCTGCTGGTCCTATAG GTCACTCTGCTGGTCCTATAGGTCACTCTGCTGGTCCTGTAGGTCACTCTGCTGGTCCTGTAGGTCACTTTGCTGGTCCTGTAGGTCACTCTGCTGGTCCTGTAGGTCACTATGCTAGTCCTATATGTCCTATAGGTCACTCTGCTGGTCCTGTAGGTCACTCTGCTGGTCCTGTAGGTCACTCTGCCGGTCCTGTAGGTCACTCTGCCAGTCCTGTAGGTCACTCTGCTGGTCCTGTAGGTCACTCTGCCAGTCCTGTAGGTCACTCTGCTGGTCCTGTAGGTCACTCTGCTGGTCCTATAGGTCACTCTGCTGGTCCTATAGGTCACTCTGCTGGTCCTTTAGGTCACTCTGCTGGTCCTGTAGGTCACTCTGCCGGTCCTGTAGGTCACTCTGCCAGTCCTGTACATCACAACTCTAGTGCAGTATCACCCATTGTCCACCATTCTAACAGTCCTTTATCATCACCCATAGCTGGCTCTATATCGGTAGAAAACCCCCGCTTACCTTCAAGCACTGGGTCATCTGTATCGGCCAGTCCTGTATCGGCCAGGCATGATCAAGAGGGGCCTGTATCGGCCAGGCATGATCAGGAGGGGCCTGTATCGGCCAGGCATGATCAGGAGGGGCCTGTATCGGCCAGGCATGATCAGGAGGGGCCTGTATCGGCCAGGCATGATCAGGAGGGGCCTATACACTAA
- the LOC110500801 gene encoding E3 ubiquitin-protein ligase Topors yields MAPTKMKLRVRRRESGGGGQEQEETSKTSSQSVSAEASPDSKCPICLDRFNNMSYLDRCLHRFCFRCIQEWSNNKVECPLCKQPFSSILHSIKAQDNFKEFTLRPPPVPGENGTAMIAAAEAAAAALVTARVGGSHGERRRTRRRGGGGGGGQGRGGRERRQSGRLWRGRRLSSAPPLPPLHPPLLPRPEDGGMRGEMDGEDPGVIFDGLTGVSAPPPHDRGVQRLMVRLAARRRSQREGRSVRLLRPREMLSFRRALYRSGVRVRNARGGCERPRDITAAFYQRNPVALHRLLPWLQRELTVLYGAHGSLVNIVQRIITSRIARHDMEGGGGAIQDELRPFLLARTDHFLHELISFARSPLSMEVYDQLSIYDPPAPSYEDRMTSSSSDTDDSVIAISDEEEEEGGSEGERERRPVSVAGSSALSQSAWDDETPGPSYSTAEPSQSPMPLSISPGGRDSGPAGANQNPAQDMTAAGNGERVEEGGEEEEGEQCMIVGFVKAMAERTPELVQLSSDPSDEEGEKQETKETVPQTALTPFSLVVPPLSIPVPPMSLFKNTSTERQGGGGERQGGGGERQGGGGQRGLGVRHLDREREQVEERLLYSPLGERREGRHRERSCSGSRSRSRHRSASVWSRSGRSRSSERSWSARSPVSVRSDDSSQERRRKRRAREREKRRREKGRGSHDRGSHDRGSHDRGSHDRGSHDRGSHDRGSHDRGSHRQHSREHRRETSGGSERSRGRERERIPYEPARSQYSNTGIFFSPENSVLSHSPSLSRSSQRGPESPGEHRHSRSSDSLSSSSSLSHLSVHRQHSRHSPRSDKPGGKRKYKSRHLEDPSWEPSSSARRERGRGGEGE; encoded by the exons ATGGCCCCTACCAAGATGAAACTGCGTGTTCGGCGGCGGGAGAGCGGAGGAGGTGGTCAGGAACAGGAAGAAACCTCTAAGACCTCCTCTCAGTCGGTGTCGGCCGAGGCGTCTCCTGACTCTAAATGCCCAATCTGTCTGGACCGTTTCAACAACATGTCTTACCTGGACAG GTGCCTCCATCGCTTCTGCTTCCGGTGCATACAGGAGTGGAGCAACAACAAG GTGGAATGTCCTCTGTGTAAACAGCCGTTCTCCTCCATCCTTCACTCGATCAAGGCCCAGGACAACTTTAAAGAGTTTACTCTCAGGCCTCCTCCTGTTCCAGGGGAGAACGGGACCGCAATGATCGCAGCTGCCGAAGCAGCCGCCGCTGCCTTGGTGACCGCCAGGGTAGGTGGTAGTCATGGAGAACGAAGGAGgacgaggagaagaggaggaggaggaggaggggggcaggggagaggagggagagagaggagacagtcaggACGACTGTGGAGAGGGAGGCGACTctcttctgctcctcctctccctcctcttcatccccctcttctacCCAGGCCCGAGGATGGAGGAATGAGAG gagagatggatggagaggacCCGGGGGTCATCTTTGATGGGCTGACTGGCGTGTCCGCCCCCCCACCTCACGATCGAGGAGTGCAGCGTCTCATGGTGCGTCTGGCTGCTAGGCGACGGTCCCAGAGAGAGGGGCGCTCCGTAAGACTGCTCCGACCACGGGAGATGCTTTCCTTCCGCCGGGCGCTCTACCGCAGTGGCGTACGTGTCAGGAACGCCCGCGGGGGCTGCGAGAGGCCCCGTGACATCACTGCTGCGTTTTACCAGCGGAACCCGGTTGCTCTCCATAGACTCCTCCCCTggttacag CGGGAGCTGACGGTGCTGTACGGCGCCCATGGCTCATTGGTCAACATCGTCCAGCGCATCATCACCTCGCGAATCGCACGTCAcgacatggagggagggggtggggccATCCAGGACGAACTCCGTCCCTTCCTGCTGGCGAGGACTGATCACTTCCTTCACGAGCTT atcagTTTTGCACGTTCCCCTCTCAGTATGGAAGTGTATGACCAGTTGTCCATCTACGACCCTCCAGCGCCGTCCTACGAGGACAGGATGACATCATCATCTAGCGACACTGACGACTCTGTCATCGCCATTTCGGATGAagag GAAGAGGAAGGAGGGtcggagggagaacgagagagacggCCGGTGTCGGTAGCAGGAAGTAGCGCTCTGAGCCAATCTGCTTGGGACGATGAAACACCAGGACCCTCCTACTCTACAGCTGAGCCGTCCCAATCCCCGATGCCGCTGTCGATCAGCCCAGGGGGGAGGGACTCTGGTCCAGCGGGGGCTAATCAGAATCCTGCTCAGGACATGACAGCGGcaggaaatggagagagggttgaggagggaggagaggaagaggagggggaacaaTGTATGATAGTAGGGTTTGTTAAAGCCATGGCTGAGAGAACTCCTGAACTGGTCCAACTCTCCTCTGACCCCTCAGACGAAGAGGGGGAGAAACAGGAGACGAAAGAGACTGTTCCACAAACAGCGTTAACCCCTTTCTCTCTCGttgtccctcccctctccattccagTTCCCCCCATGTCTCTGTTTAAAAACACCAGCACAGaaagacagggaggagggggggagagacagggaggagggggggagagacagggaggaggggggcAAAGAGGACTGGGAGTAAGAcatctagacagagagagagagcaggtagaAGAGAGACTGCTCTATTCCCCTctaggggagagaagggagggcagACACCGAGAGCGGTCGTGTTCAGGATCGCGGTCCAGAAGCAGACATCGGTCAGCGAGCGTTTGGTCGCGGTCCGGTCGGTCCAGGAGTTCTGAACGGAGCTGGTCAGCACGGAGCCCCGTGTCCGTACGGAGCGACGACAGCAGCCAGGAACGGCGCCGGAAGAGACGGGCGAGAGAGCGGGAGAAAAGGAGACGGGAGAAAGGAAGAGGCTCCCACGACAGAGGCTCCCACGACAGAGGCTCCCACGACAGAGGCTCCCACGACAGAGGCTCCCACGACAGAGGCTCCCACGACAGAGGCTCCCACGACAGAGGCTCCCACAGACAACACAGCAGAGagcacaggagagagaccagtggaggaagtgagaggagcagaggtagagagagagaaaggattccATATGAACCAGCCAGGTCCCAATATTCTAACACGGGAATATTCTTTAGTCCGGAAAACAGCGTCCTATCCCATTCCCCGTCCTTATCCCGGAGTAGCCAGCGAGGACCAGAATCTCCTGGGGAACACCGGCATTCCCGGTCCTCTGACAGCCTCTCTTCCTCCAGCTCCCTGTCCCATCTCTCTGTACACAGACAGCATTCCCGACATTCCCCACGCTCCGACAAGCCGGGTGGGAAGAGGAAATATAAGTCACGGCATCTGGAAGACCCTTCCTGGGAGCCATCCAGCTCtgcacggagagagagggggcgagggggggagggagag